The sequence ATCTCCAGTAGCAATTGAAGAAGGACTTCGCTTTGCAATACGTGAAGGCGGCAGAACTGTAGGTGCTGGCGTTGTCACTAAGACACTCGAATAGTTGGTGATGATAATGCGTCAAAAAATTAGAGTAAAGATAAAGTCATACGATCACAGAACTTTGGACCAATCAGTAAAAAGAATTGTTGATACTGTCCAGAGAACAGGAGCTGTAGTACATGGTCCAATTCCGCTTCCAACAAGGCGTGAACTGTTTTGTGTGATTAGATCTCCTCATATAGACAAGGATTCACAAGAACA comes from Thermodesulfobium acidiphilum and encodes:
- the rpsJ gene encoding 30S ribosomal protein S10 → MMRQKIRVKIKSYDHRTLDQSVKRIVDTVQRTGAVVHGPIPLPTRRELFCVIRSPHIDKDSQEHFEILTHKRLIDIVDPTPRTMDALRDLDLPAGVDIEVKV